From Serinicoccus profundi, the proteins below share one genomic window:
- a CDS encoding serine hydrolase: MGEPEQRIGDLLRDAGARGWVHAAPLRAAPTRPGLAVRHEVSYAADDLVPMASLYKVLLALAWARLVDAGDLDPRARHTVSAPDRTPGPTGLSSLEDEVVVSQRDLVTLMLTVSDNAAADVLLDLVGLPRLREVAADAGMTATTLHGGTRHHQRLLLEEVGAPGFPEALRLLRDRPGHGATAVYDPAMSSTTTTRDMTRLLGALWREELVAPESGVRIRRSMARQVFRHRLASGFPHDDVEIASRTGSLLALRHEVGVVTFPGEEPVVVAVLTQALNPAQHLPDVDRAIGEIGRVAVGPLRRVCGRGYSRGD, from the coding sequence GGGCACGTGGCTGGGTGCACGCCGCGCCGTTGCGGGCGGCTCCGACCCGGCCCGGGCTCGCCGTCCGGCACGAGGTGTCGTATGCCGCCGACGACCTGGTCCCCATGGCCTCGCTCTACAAGGTGCTGCTCGCCCTGGCCTGGGCCCGCCTCGTGGACGCGGGTGATCTCGACCCGCGTGCACGGCATACGGTGTCGGCCCCTGACCGCACCCCCGGCCCCACCGGGCTGTCGAGCCTCGAGGACGAGGTGGTGGTCTCCCAGCGCGACCTGGTCACCCTCATGCTCACCGTCTCCGACAACGCCGCGGCGGACGTCCTGCTCGACCTGGTCGGGCTGCCGCGCCTGCGTGAGGTCGCCGCCGACGCGGGCATGACGGCCACGACCCTGCACGGGGGCACGCGGCACCACCAGCGGCTGCTCCTGGAGGAGGTCGGGGCGCCGGGCTTCCCGGAGGCGTTGCGGCTGCTGCGGGACCGCCCGGGTCATGGCGCGACCGCCGTCTACGACCCCGCCATGAGCTCGACGACCACCACCAGGGACATGACCCGGCTGCTCGGCGCCCTCTGGCGCGAGGAGCTGGTCGCGCCGGAGTCGGGGGTGAGGATCCGCCGGTCTATGGCCCGCCAGGTCTTCCGCCACCGGCTGGCGTCGGGGTTCCCGCACGACGACGTCGAGATCGCGAGCCGGACCGGCTCGCTGCTGGCGCTGCGGCACGAGGTGGGGGTCGTGACCTTCCCTGGCGAGGAACCGGTCGTCGTCGCCGTCCTCACCCAGGCGCTCAACCCGGCCCAGCACCTGCCCGACGTCGATCGGGCCATCGGCGAGATCGGCAGGGTCGCCGTCGGGCCGCTGCGGCGTGTGTGCGGTCGGGGTTATAGCCGTGGCGACTGA